From one Staphylococcus kloosii genomic stretch:
- the nrdE gene encoding class 1b ribonucleoside-diphosphate reductase subunit alpha: MKTIDEKKYNHIELNNEVTKRKENGFFNLEKDQEALAVYLEEIQDKTIYFDTELERLHYLVDNDFYFDVFEKYSEAELEEVTEYARSFDFKFASYMSASKFFKDYALKTNDKQQYLEDYNQHVAIVSLYLANGDKKTAKQFISAMIEQRYQPATPTFLNAGRARRGELVSCFLLEVDDSLNSINFIDATAKQLSKIGGGVAINLSKLRARGEAIKGIKGVAKGVLPVAKSLEGGFSYADQLGQRPGAGAVYLNIFHYDVEEFLDTKKVNADEDLRLSTISTGLIVPAKFFELAKEGKDFHMFAPHTIYNEYGVTLDDIDLDAYYDELVANPNVDKKKKDAREMLNTIAQTQLQSGYPYLMFKDNANKVHANSNIGQIKMSNLCTEIFQLQETSIINDYGTEDEIKRDISCNLGSLNIVNVMESGKFRDSVHTGMDALTVVSDEADIKNAPGVRKANSELHSVGLGVMNLHGYLAKNKINYESEEAKDFANTFFMIMNYYSLERSMEIAKERGEVYKDFDKSDYANGKYFEFYTSQSFEPKYDKVSRLFDGLEIPTPEDWKALQEKVETHGLFHAYRLAIAPTQSISYVQNATSSVMPIVDQIERRTYGNAETFYPMPFLSPETMWYYKSAFNTDQMKLIDLVSTIQTHVDQGISTILYVNSEISTRELSRLYVYAHHKGLKSLYYTRNKLLSVEECTSCAI; encoded by the coding sequence ATGAAGACTATAGACGAGAAGAAATACAATCATATTGAATTAAATAATGAAGTTACTAAACGTAAAGAGAATGGCTTTTTCAATTTAGAGAAAGATCAAGAAGCTTTAGCAGTATATTTAGAAGAAATTCAAGATAAAACAATTTACTTTGATACTGAACTTGAACGTCTTCATTATTTAGTAGATAATGATTTTTATTTTGATGTATTTGAAAAATATTCAGAAGCAGAACTAGAAGAAGTGACAGAATATGCACGTAGCTTCGATTTCAAATTTGCTAGTTACATGTCTGCAAGTAAATTTTTCAAAGATTATGCATTGAAAACAAACGATAAACAACAATATCTAGAAGACTACAACCAACACGTAGCAATCGTATCTTTATATTTAGCAAATGGTGACAAAAAGACTGCAAAACAATTTATCTCAGCAATGATAGAACAACGTTACCAACCTGCAACACCTACATTTTTAAATGCTGGACGTGCGCGTCGTGGTGAACTTGTTTCTTGTTTCCTACTTGAAGTAGACGATAGCTTGAATTCTATTAACTTTATCGATGCTACAGCTAAACAATTAAGTAAAATTGGTGGCGGCGTTGCAATTAACTTATCTAAATTACGTGCACGTGGAGAAGCAATTAAAGGCATCAAAGGTGTAGCAAAAGGTGTGCTACCAGTTGCTAAATCACTAGAAGGTGGTTTTAGTTATGCAGATCAACTTGGACAACGTCCAGGTGCGGGTGCAGTATACTTAAATATTTTCCATTACGACGTAGAAGAATTTTTAGATACTAAAAAAGTAAATGCTGATGAGGACTTGAGACTATCTACTATTTCAACTGGCTTAATCGTACCTGCTAAATTCTTTGAATTAGCTAAAGAAGGTAAAGACTTCCATATGTTCGCACCACATACGATATACAATGAATACGGTGTTACATTAGATGATATCGATTTAGATGCTTATTATGATGAGCTTGTAGCTAATCCTAATGTAGATAAAAAGAAAAAAGATGCACGTGAAATGTTAAATACAATTGCTCAAACACAATTGCAATCAGGTTATCCTTATTTAATGTTTAAAGACAATGCGAATAAAGTCCACGCTAACTCTAATATTGGCCAAATTAAAATGAGTAACTTATGTACTGAAATTTTCCAACTACAAGAAACTTCTATAATTAACGACTATGGTACAGAAGATGAAATTAAGCGTGACATTTCATGTAATTTAGGCTCATTAAACATTGTTAATGTGATGGAATCTGGTAAATTTAGAGATTCAGTACACACAGGTATGGATGCATTAACGGTTGTAAGTGATGAAGCAGATATTAAAAATGCGCCAGGAGTTAGAAAAGCTAACAGTGAATTACATTCAGTTGGTCTTGGTGTTATGAACTTACATGGTTATTTAGCGAAAAATAAAATTAATTACGAATCAGAAGAAGCAAAAGATTTTGCCAATACATTCTTTATGATTATGAACTATTATTCTCTTGAACGTTCAATGGAAATAGCTAAAGAACGTGGTGAAGTATACAAAGACTTCGATAAATCAGATTATGCTAATGGAAAATATTTTGAATTCTATACTTCTCAATCATTTGAACCAAAATATGATAAAGTTAGTAGATTATTTGACGGTTTAGAAATACCAACACCAGAAGATTGGAAAGCTTTACAAGAAAAAGTCGAAACACATGGTTTATTCCATGCTTATCGTCTAGCGATTGCACCAACACAAAGTATTTCTTACGTACAAAATGCGACAAGTTCTGTAATGCCAATCGTTGATCAAATTGAACGTCGTACTTACGGTAATGCTGAAACATTTTACCCTATGCCTTTCTTATCACCAGAAACAATGTGGTATTACAAATCAGCATTCAATACTGATCAAATGAAGCTTATTGATTTAGTTTCTACAATACAAACTCACGTAGACCAAGGTATTTCTACTATTTTATATGTAAATTCTGAGATTTCTACACGTGAACTTTCTAGATTATATGTATATGCACACCATAAAGGTCTTAAGTCACTATATTATACGCGTAATAAATTATTAAGCGTTGAAGAGTGTACAAGCTGTGCAATTTAA
- the nrdI gene encoding class Ib ribonucleoside-diphosphate reductase assembly flavoprotein NrdI, producing the protein MKVVFFSFSGNVRRFINKAELTNTMEITQTNCSERIDEPFILVTGTIGFGEVPQPVQSFLDTNGDLLKAVAASGNRNWGQNFAKAGRSIAESYQVPLLIKFEVQGTSNDVEQFKDKVGQFYEDYRREEIQSY; encoded by the coding sequence ATGAAAGTCGTATTCTTTTCATTTTCGGGTAATGTCAGAAGATTTATCAACAAAGCAGAATTAACAAACACGATGGAAATTACACAAACGAATTGTTCAGAACGTATTGATGAACCTTTCATTTTGGTCACTGGAACAATAGGGTTTGGCGAGGTTCCTCAACCAGTACAGTCATTTTTAGACACAAACGGTGACTTATTAAAAGCCGTGGCCGCAAGCGGAAATCGTAATTGGGGCCAAAATTTTGCCAAAGCCGGACGTAGTATAGCTGAAAGCTATCAAGTACCATTATTAATAAAGTTTGAAGTACAAGGTACATCCAATGATGTAGAACAATTTAAGGATAAGGTGGGGCAATTCTATGAAGACTATAGACGAGAAGAAATACAATCATATTGA